ACACGACAGTCGACGGCAGACCGGTGCGAGTGCAGGGCAGGACGGGCGCGATCAGAGCGACCTGGCAGCTCCTCGAGGGTGACACCGTCCTCGCCGAGCACGCCTCCCTCGGCGGCGAGTGCGAACTCGTGGGCACTCTGAGCACCGGGACGGAGGTGCGGGCGATCATCGGCCAGGGCGTCTTCGGGCCCACGACCGTGCGCGTGGTGGTCAACGGCGAAACCGTCGCCGAGCACCAGGGATTCGTCGCGTAGCCTTCTCCGTCGAGGAGAACCGACGCTGCCGTCCGTAATTCCTCACCTCACGGCGTGCCTGCTTCCCCGGACGCTCGCCGAATCAGGTGCAGCCGGAGGTCTGCTGATCAGCCCTGGGGATCCAGAGCGTTTCCGGCCCCGCCCGCACAGACGCAATCGGCAGATCGAGGTTCCGTATGCTCGCTTCGACGGTCCGAAGCAGCAGCTGCGGGTACGATCCGGCGTGTCCGGGTTCAGGCCACCGTGGTGTGCATTCCGACATTGACGACGCGACCGTCGGAGGAGCGGTAGAAGAACCGCGTCACACCCCATGGCTCATCCGTGAGCGGGTGCACGACGTCCAGATCGGCCTTCCTCACCCGGTCGAGCGCCTCACGCACATCGTCGACGAAGATGGAGACGTCCGGATTGACCTTGGCGGTGGCGTCCTGGGTCATCAGACTGAGCTGGTGACTTTCGTCATCACCGAGTGTGATGATCCATCCGTGATCCATGACTACACGCAGCCCGAGTACGGCAGAATGCTCCCGCACCGCTGTAGGAAGGTCGGAGACCGTCAGATTCGGGACCACTCGTTCAATACGCATGACCTCATCGTCGCAGACGACGCTCAGGGCCGGCCCGTCGGCGACGGAGATCTCGCCGCTCAGACTGAGCAGGTCTACGTCAATCTGCACGCAGCCATCACCGCGGCAGGTGGGTCTTTCGACGACATCGCGAATCTGACCATCTACATCGTTGACTATGAACCCAGCACGATGTCTCAACTCGGCGAAGGAGCCGTCAGCGCTGCACAACGACTGGGATTCGATATCGTCCGCCCCATCGCCCTGCTCGGAGTCTCGGCACTCGGAGAACCAGACCTCCTCATCGAAGTCGAGGCCATCGCCGTCTTGTCCTGACTCGTCCGCCTCAAACAGCCCGTACACACAACCTGACGTGTTGACCTCGGGAAGGCGAATACACAACCGGGCGCTGTTCACTCGCATCGCCACCGACGACGGTGGGAACGCCGCCTGCACAACCTGCGGACCCACGGCCAGCGTCCGCGCACACACCGGCGTCAAGGCCCCACCGGATATCACCGCACAAACACAACTGCCCCGCACTCGGGCGGGGCAGTTCCGGACTTCTCGGTGGACCTAGCGGTAGGCTCGTCGAAACTTGCCCCGCCGGTGATTCATATGGTGCGAACACACCGGTCAATCCGCACTGAACGGCACAGGACGCACCGCCGGAGGCGCCATCCACAGCAGGCGCCGCGAGCATCCGAAGACCTCCTCCAGCGAGCGGAAACCGCCTACGCTGCCGACGGGTCTCTGAAAGCTGTGGCCCGACAGGGACTGTAAGAAAAACGGTGTGTGAGGGTCCGG
This Brevibacterium ihuae DNA region includes the following protein-coding sequences:
- a CDS encoding VOC family protein, which codes for MRIERVVPNLTVSDLPTAVREHSAVLGLRVVMDHGWIITLGDDESHQLSLMTQDATAKVNPDVSIFVDDVREALDRVRKADLDVVHPLTDEPWGVTRFFYRSSDGRVVNVGMHTTVA
- a CDS encoding RidA family protein; amino-acid sequence: MLPHRCRKVGDRQIRDHSFNTHDLIVADDAQGRPVGDGDLAAQTEQVYVNLHAAITAAGGSFDDIANLTIYIVDYEPSTMSQLGEGAVSAAQRLGFDIVRPIALLGVSALGEPDLLIEVEAIAVLS